In one Carassius carassius chromosome 14, fCarCar2.1, whole genome shotgun sequence genomic region, the following are encoded:
- the LOC132157087 gene encoding calcium homeostasis modulator protein 2-like: MASLISENFKFIALFFKSKDVMIFNGLIGLGTVASQTAYNILAFNCPCSPKKNYLYGLAAIGVPALAFFIIGLMLNRNTWDVVSECRTRKCRKLSLSAAFALLGSILGRAVVAPITWSVISLLRGEAYVCALSEFVDPSSLDHFPPTTKTPEIMARFPCNDVPAPFMNYTRVIERQLKYESQLLGWLLVGIISLSVFLLLCMKHCCSTLGYQQEAYWTQYRSNEQDLFQRTAEVHSKYHAAECVKNFFGFVALEDQEKQLLENCKEAKSAIPRTEWNRITGVYMYREIDDTPVYSRLNKWDLFTKENTC, translated from the exons ATGGCTTCACTCATCTCAGAAAACTTCAAATTTATTGCGCTATTCTTCAAGAGTAAAGATGTCATGATCTTTAATGGCCTGATAGGTTTAGGAACAGTAGCCAGTCAGACAGCATACAATATTTTAGCATTTAACTGTCCATGTTCACCAAAGAAGAATTACCTGTATGGCCTGGCTGCCATTGGTGTACCAGCTCTGGCTTTCTTCATCATTGGGTTGATGCTAAATCGAAATACCTGGGACGTTGTGTCAGAGTGCCGCACCAGAAAATGCCGGAAATTatcactgtctgctgcttttgctcTGTTGGGCTCCATTTTGGGGAGAGCAGTTGTTGCCCCCATCACTTGGTCAGTTATTTCCCTCCTGAGAGGAGAGGCGTATGTCTGTGCTTTAAGTGAGTTTGTAGACCCCTCTTCTTTGGATCATTTCCCTCCTACTACAAAGACTCCAGAGATCATGGCTCGGTTTCCATGTAATGATGTACCTGCTCCATTTATGAACTACACAAGAGTGATTGAACGCCAGCTAAAGTATGAATCCCAG CTTTTGGGCTGGTTGCTGGTGGGAATCAtctccctctctgtctttctgCTCCTCTGTATGAAACACTGCTGCTCTACACTTGGCTATCAGCAGGAGGCATACTGGACCCAGTATCGTTCCAATGAACAAGATCTATTCCAACGTACAGCTGAAGTACATTCTAAATACCATGCTGCTGAGTGCGTCAAGAACTTCTTTGGCTTTGTGGCCTTGGAAGATCAGGAGAAGCAGCTTCTAGAAAACTGCAAGGAAGCCAAGAGCGCCATTCCCAGAACTGAGTGGAACCGTATAACTGGGGTTTACATGTACAGAGAGATCGATGACACTCCGGTGTACAGCCGCTTAAACAAATGGGACTTGTTTACAAAAGAGAACACCTGTTAG